A section of the Nitrososphaerota archaeon genome encodes:
- a CDS encoding DUF106 domain-containing protein has product MEFIVLQFLESIFLQGDLFGMTQGPLGSADPLVKGVIPSMFGILGFSILLNLFNAVVRRKLVDQEKLQRIMKETRAWQKERMSAFRSKNAEKQAELNKKSSYMNRLNQEMMQMNMRPMMITFVPLILIFYFVLPPLFAYTVALSPVSLNVIPGDFFSLTCTADKIDGKICHNENDVYFWAWYFLGSIAFSGIIMKITKTSMDLT; this is encoded by the coding sequence ATGGAATTCATAGTTTTGCAATTTCTGGAATCAATCTTTTTGCAAGGTGATCTCTTCGGGATGACCCAAGGACCACTTGGCAGCGCAGACCCTCTAGTCAAAGGAGTTATTCCATCCATGTTTGGAATTCTGGGATTCTCGATTCTGTTGAATCTATTCAACGCGGTAGTACGACGCAAGCTAGTCGACCAAGAAAAACTCCAGCGAATAATGAAAGAGACTCGAGCCTGGCAAAAAGAGAGAATGTCTGCCTTTAGATCAAAGAATGCCGAAAAGCAAGCAGAGCTTAACAAAAAGTCATCCTATATGAATCGACTAAACCAGGAAATGATGCAGATGAACATGCGCCCAATGATGATTACATTTGTACCGTTGATTCTGATCTTTTATTTTGTCCTGCCGCCACTGTTCGCATATACTGTAGCGCTATCTCCTGTCTCTTTGAATGTCATTCCAGGTGACTTTTTTTCGCTGACGTGTACAGCAGATAAAATCGATGGAAAAATCTGTCATAATGAAAATGATGTTTACTTCTGGGCTTGGTATTTTCTTGGTTCAATTGCGTTTAGCGGAATAATAATGAAGATCACCAAGACCTCAATGGATCTTACCTAG
- a CDS encoding adenylate kinase — protein sequence MAESKKVIIVGIAGAGKTTLVSKIVEILKSKNKSVSVHSFGTVMFEEAKKLGIENRDELRKLAVDEQKQLQAMAAKKITGFSDDLVIIDTHAFISTKEGFYPGLPYPVLELLRPANFISVSARPEEIYNRRMKDNTRHRDIISIDNIKKELAVQEAMLSSCVVLTGSPMKSVLNTEGKVEEAALEVINAIGL from the coding sequence TTGGCCGAAAGTAAAAAAGTAATAATTGTAGGTATTGCCGGCGCAGGCAAAACAACTCTGGTATCAAAAATAGTCGAAATCCTAAAGAGCAAAAATAAAAGCGTCAGCGTTCACAGCTTTGGCACGGTAATGTTCGAAGAAGCAAAAAAACTTGGAATCGAAAACCGAGATGAGCTACGAAAGCTAGCAGTAGACGAGCAAAAACAACTTCAGGCAATGGCCGCAAAGAAAATTACAGGATTCTCTGATGATCTTGTAATAATAGACACACATGCATTCATCTCCACAAAGGAGGGATTTTACCCAGGATTGCCATACCCAGTCTTGGAACTGCTAAGGCCGGCAAATTTCATCTCAGTATCTGCAAGGCCAGAGGAGATCTATAACCGAAGAATGAAGGACAACACAAGACACCGAGATATTATATCTATAGATAATATCAAAAAGGAACTCGCAGTCCAGGAGGCAATGCTGTCCAGCTGTGTAGTTCTTACCGGCTCACCAATGAAATCAGTCTTAAACACCGAAGGAAAGGTTGAAGAAGCAGCTCTTGAGGTAATAAACGCAATAGGTCTCTAA